Proteins found in one Promicromonospora sukumoe genomic segment:
- a CDS encoding NAD(P)-dependent alcohol dehydrogenase, with the protein MRALTQDRYGWDALAVRDVPDPAPGKDQVLVEVHAAGVNPYDWHYAAGQPLVARPMLGGLRGPTPSVRGADLSGVVLKTDPGVTRFAPGDEVFGFGSGGTFAELAVADAGSIARLPADLGHVEAAAMPMAAVTALQFLRAAELRAGQRIAITGAGGGIGHFAVQIAAAWGAEVTGVCGPRNAAMVRELGASEVVDHTTDDITAGEPRFDVVFTNAGRYSLRALGRVLVPGGLLLANDGSRDGLLGPMPELAVAPLLSRTRPYRVVNVEATRSGEDLSVLDGMVADGVLLPIVSATYPLDRAVDAIRQVAGQGHARGKLVVTLV; encoded by the coding sequence ATGCGGGCACTGACGCAGGACAGGTACGGCTGGGACGCCCTCGCGGTGCGTGACGTGCCCGACCCGGCACCTGGCAAGGACCAGGTGCTGGTCGAGGTGCACGCCGCCGGCGTGAACCCCTACGACTGGCACTACGCGGCCGGGCAGCCGCTGGTCGCACGGCCGATGCTCGGCGGGCTGAGGGGGCCGACGCCGTCGGTCCGCGGCGCCGACCTCTCGGGCGTCGTGCTCAAGACGGACCCGGGCGTCACGAGGTTCGCGCCCGGCGACGAGGTGTTCGGGTTCGGCAGCGGCGGCACGTTCGCGGAGCTGGCGGTCGCGGACGCCGGCAGCATCGCCCGCCTGCCCGCCGACCTGGGGCACGTCGAGGCCGCGGCGATGCCCATGGCCGCGGTCACGGCGCTGCAGTTCCTGCGCGCCGCCGAGCTGCGGGCCGGGCAGCGCATCGCCATCACGGGCGCGGGCGGCGGAATCGGGCACTTCGCGGTGCAGATCGCCGCGGCCTGGGGCGCCGAGGTGACGGGGGTGTGCGGCCCGCGCAACGCCGCGATGGTGCGCGAGCTCGGCGCGTCCGAGGTCGTCGACCACACCACCGACGACATCACGGCGGGCGAGCCGCGCTTCGACGTCGTCTTCACGAACGCCGGCCGGTACTCGCTGCGGGCGCTCGGCCGCGTGCTGGTGCCCGGTGGCCTGCTCCTGGCCAACGACGGCAGCAGGGACGGCCTGCTGGGCCCCATGCCCGAGCTCGCGGTGGCGCCGCTGCTCTCGCGGACGCGCCCGTACCGGGTCGTCAACGTCGAGGCGACGCGCAGCGGCGAGGACCTGTCCGTCCTGGACGGCATGGTCGCCGACGGCGTGCTGCTGCCGATCGTCAGCGCGACGTACCCGCTCGACCGGGCCGTGGACGCGATCCGGCAGGTCGCCGGGCAGGGGCACGCCCGCGGCAAGCTGGTCGTCACGCTCGTCTGA
- the uvrB gene encoding excinuclease ABC subunit UvrB has protein sequence MRPVTDLQRTVAPFEVISEYQPAGDQPTAIAELTERVQAGEKDVVLLGATGTGKSATTAWLVEKLQRPTLVMAPNKTLAAQLATEFRELLPNNAVEYFVSYYDYYQPEAYIAQTDTYIEKDSSINDEVERLRHSATSSLLTRRDVVVVASVSCIYGLGTPQEYVDRMVRLDVGDVVDRDDLLRQFVTMQYTRNDMSFTRGTFRVRGDTVEIIPVYEELAIRIEMFGDEIESIQTLHPLTGDVVREEKSIYVFPATHYVAGPERMERAIGGIEKELEARLAELEKQGKLLEAQRLRMRTTYDIEMMRSIGTCAGIENYSMHIDGREPGTAPNTLLDYFPEDFLLVIDESHQTVPQIGAMFEGDASRKRALVDHGFRLPSAMDNRPLKWEEFTERIGQTVYLSATPGDYERSLSDGVVEQVIRPTGLVDPEVVVKPTTGQIDDLLGEIRDRVDRDERVLVTTLTKKMAEDLTDYFLERNVRVRYLHSDVDTLRRVELLRELRLGEYDVLVGINLLREGLDLPEVSLVAILDADKEGFLRSGRSLIQTIGRAARNVSGQVHMYADKITPAMRMALDETDRRREKQIAYNTERGLDPQPLRKKIADVTDMLAREDLDTAELLAGGYRNSRKGKGEGKAVPGTPKEAATSGNRLAGAAASELAELIQELADQMHAAAAELQFEVAARLRDEISGLKKELRQMQAATA, from the coding sequence ATGCGACCCGTGACCGACCTGCAGCGCACGGTGGCCCCGTTCGAGGTCATCTCCGAGTACCAGCCCGCCGGCGACCAGCCGACGGCGATCGCCGAGCTGACCGAACGCGTCCAGGCGGGCGAGAAGGACGTGGTGCTGCTCGGCGCCACGGGAACCGGCAAGTCCGCGACCACGGCCTGGCTGGTGGAGAAGCTCCAGCGGCCCACCCTGGTCATGGCGCCGAACAAGACGCTCGCCGCGCAGCTCGCCACGGAGTTCCGCGAGCTGCTGCCCAACAACGCGGTCGAGTACTTCGTCTCGTACTACGACTACTACCAGCCCGAGGCGTACATCGCGCAGACGGACACCTACATCGAGAAGGACTCGTCGATCAACGACGAGGTCGAGCGGCTGCGGCACTCGGCCACCTCCTCGCTGCTGACGCGGCGCGACGTCGTCGTGGTCGCCTCGGTGTCCTGCATCTACGGCCTGGGCACGCCGCAGGAGTACGTGGACCGCATGGTCCGGCTCGACGTCGGCGACGTCGTGGACCGGGACGACCTGCTGCGCCAGTTCGTGACCATGCAGTACACGCGCAACGACATGTCGTTCACGCGCGGCACGTTCCGGGTGCGCGGCGACACGGTCGAGATCATCCCGGTGTACGAGGAGCTCGCGATCCGGATCGAGATGTTCGGCGACGAGATCGAGTCGATCCAGACGCTGCACCCGCTCACGGGCGACGTGGTGCGCGAGGAGAAGTCGATCTACGTGTTCCCGGCCACGCACTACGTGGCGGGCCCGGAGCGCATGGAGCGCGCCATCGGCGGCATCGAGAAGGAGCTCGAGGCGCGGCTCGCCGAGCTGGAGAAGCAGGGCAAGCTGCTGGAGGCGCAGCGGCTGCGCATGCGCACCACCTACGACATCGAGATGATGCGCTCGATCGGCACGTGCGCCGGCATCGAGAACTACTCGATGCACATCGACGGCCGCGAGCCGGGCACCGCGCCCAACACGCTGCTCGACTACTTCCCCGAGGACTTCCTGCTCGTCATCGACGAGTCGCACCAGACGGTGCCGCAGATCGGGGCGATGTTCGAGGGCGACGCGTCCCGCAAGCGCGCGCTCGTGGACCACGGCTTCCGCCTGCCGAGCGCCATGGACAACCGCCCGCTGAAGTGGGAGGAGTTCACCGAGCGCATCGGGCAGACGGTGTACCTGTCGGCCACGCCGGGCGACTACGAGCGCTCGCTGTCGGACGGCGTCGTCGAGCAGGTCATCCGCCCCACCGGGCTGGTCGACCCTGAGGTGGTCGTGAAGCCGACGACCGGCCAGATCGACGACCTGCTGGGCGAGATCCGCGACCGCGTGGACCGCGACGAGCGCGTGCTGGTCACCACGCTGACCAAGAAGATGGCCGAGGACCTCACGGACTACTTCCTGGAGCGCAACGTCCGCGTGCGCTACCTGCACTCCGACGTGGACACGCTGCGCCGCGTCGAGCTGCTGCGCGAGCTGCGGCTCGGCGAGTACGACGTGCTCGTGGGCATCAACCTGCTGCGCGAGGGCCTCGACCTGCCGGAGGTGTCGCTGGTCGCGATCCTCGACGCGGACAAGGAGGGCTTCCTGCGGTCCGGTCGCTCGCTGATCCAGACCATCGGCCGCGCGGCCCGTAACGTGTCCGGCCAGGTGCACATGTACGCCGACAAGATCACGCCGGCCATGCGGATGGCCCTGGACGAGACCGACCGGCGCCGCGAGAAGCAGATCGCGTACAACACCGAGCGCGGCCTGGACCCCCAGCCGCTGCGCAAGAAGATCGCGGACGTCACGGACATGCTCGCCCGCGAGGACCTCGACACAGCGGAGCTGCTGGCCGGCGGGTACCGGAACAGCCGCAAGGGGAAGGGCGAGGGCAAGGCGGTGCCGGGCACGCCGAAGGAGGCAGCGACGTCGGGCAACCGGCTCGCCGGTGCCGCCGCGAGCGAGCTGGCGGAGCTCATCCAGGAGCTGGCCGACCAGATGCACGCCGCGGCCGCGGAGCTGCAGTTCGAGGTGGCCGCCCGGCTGCGCGACGAGATCTCCGGCCTGAAGAAGGAGCTGCGCCAGATGCAGGCCGCGACCGCCTGA